The genomic interval AACTACCCGCCCGACGAGTTCGGCGATCCCGACGCGGTCACCGAGTCGCTGGCCGAGCCGCCGCTGCGAGACGCCAAAACCATCGCCACGGCAGCCGAATTCGGTGCCGAGGAAGCCACTCCGGCGCCGAAGCCGCGCAAGCGGGTGGCACCCAAGGTCGCCGACCAAACCCCGCCGCCACCGCCGAAGGAACCCGATTTCGTACCGGAGCGGGTCATCGAGGGCGACTACACGCTGCCGCCGCTCAACCTGCTCACCGACGGCGATCCGCCCAAGAAGCGCAGTGCCGCCAATGAATCGATGATCGAGGCGATCACCGAGGTGCTGGTGCAGTTCAAGATCGACGCCGCGGTCACCGGCTTCGTGCGCGGCCCGACGGTCACGCGTTACGAGGTCGAGCTCGGGCCCGGCGTCAAGGTCGAGAAGATCACCGCGCTGGCCCGCAATATCGCCTATGCCGTGGCGACGGAGAACGTCCGGCTGCTCGCGCCGATCCCGGGCAAGTCCGCTGTCGGCATCGAGGTGCCCAACTCCGATCGTGAGCTGGTTCGCCTCGCCGACGTCCTCAAGGCTCCCTCCACCCGAAACGACCACCACCCCTTGGTGATCGGCCTCGGCAAGAACATCGAGGGCGATTTCGTCTCGGCCAATCTGGCGAAGATGCCGCACCTGCTGGTCGCAGGTTCCACCGGTTCCGGTAAGTCGAGTTTCGTGAACTCGATGCTGGTGTCGCTGTTGCAGCGCGCCACACCCGACGAGGTCCGGATGATCCTGATCGACCCGAAGATGGTGGAACTCACACCCTACGAGGGCATTCCGCACCTGATCACGCCCATCATCACCCAGCCGAAGAAGGCCGCCGCCGCGCTGGGCTGGCTGGTGGAGGAGATGGAGCAGCGTTATCAGGACATGCAGGCCAACAAGGTCCGCCACATCGACGACTTCAACAAGAAGGTGAAGTCCGGCGCGATCACGGCGCCGCTGGGCAGCGAACGCGTCTACCGCCCGTACCCGTACATCCTCGCCATCGTCGACGAACTCGCCGACCTCATGATGACCGCTCCGCGCGACGTCGAGGACGCCATCGTCCGCATCACCCAGAAGGCCCGCGCCGCGGGCATTCACCTGGTCCTGGCCACCCAGCGCCCCTCGGTCGACGTGGTCACCGGCCTGATCAAGACCAACGTCCCGTCCCGCCTGGCCTTCGCCACCTCGTCCCTGACCGACTCGCGCGTCATCCTGGACCAGCCGGGCGCCGAAAAGCTCATCGGCATGGGCGACGGCCTCTTCCTGCCCATGGGGGCCGGCAAACCCACCCGCCTGCAGGGCGCGTTCATCAGCGACGAAGAAATCCACGCCGTCGTCGATTTCGCCAAGAACCAGGCCGAACCCGACTACCAGGAGGGCATCACCGCCGCCAAGGCCGGCGAGAAGAAGGACGTAGACGCCGACATCGGCGAGGACCTCGACATCCTCCTGCAAGCCGTGGAACTCGTCGTCACCTCCCAATTCGGTTCCACCTCCATGCTGCAACGCAAACTCCGCGTCGGCTTCGCCAAAGCCGGCCGCCTCATGGACCTCATGGAAACCCGCGGCGTAGTAGGCCCCAGCGAAGGCTCCAAGGCCCGCGATGTCCTGGTCAAACCGGACGAACTCGACGGGCTCCTGCTGTCCATCCGCGGCGGCGACGCGGGCGCGGAGAGCGACGGCAATTAGCGGTCCGGCCGGAACTGGTTGCCAGCAACCGGTTCCGGCCGGAACTCTCGTCAACGGGAGGTCTACTTCAAGGCGACCCGCGCGCCGCCGGAGAACGACGAGTCGTGGAACTCGATGGCGGTCGGCACCGAACCCTTCGGCACATCGAAGGCGATTATCGCATCGACCTGATTGCCCGGGTTGATATCCGCGGAGAGATCCTTGTTGAGGTTCAACTCGGCCATGGTGTCGTTGGTGTACTCACGGCCCTGCTCGTCGAGCAGTATTTGGTTCACGCCGGAGAAATTTCGGGCTTCGTTCCCGATATTGCGAATGGTCACGTGAACGAGCAGGTATTCGCCTTGGGCATTCTTCTCCCAGAATTCACCGGCGCCGACCGTCGGTACCGGTGGATCGACAGCGGTCACAACGAAGGCGAATTGGCCGTCTCGTACTTCCGATCCGACCGGTGCGGTACTGCTCTGTGTCTTGGTGTCATCAGCCACCTCGTTAGCGACAAGTGCGAGACAACCGGCGAACAGGAGGCCGAGGACCGCGAAGCTGCCGAGCAGCACCCATGGCCAAATTCGTCGCTTACGTGGCGGGGGAGGCGGTGACTGGCCGTATGCGGGTGGCTGGCCGGGAAAGGGCTGTTGTGGTTGTTGCTGTGACCTGCTCATCGAACATTCCCCTGGTAATCAGCGAGAAAGGCATTCTCGAAGAGGTCGGAGCAGCGGATGCTGGGCCGATGCCAGTTTCATAGCTGAAAAGTATGAATGTGTTACAGATCACAATCTGGTCTCCAGGCCGACTGGTGAAGGACCGAGCCGGGCCTAGCTGGCGAACCTCGGGGGGAGTCGTGGCTGGAGTGCCAGGGCTCGAACCTGGACCGACGGAACCAAAATCCGCCGTGCTGCCGCTTACACCACACTCCAGTGCGCCTGAGGGGACTCGAACCTCCAACGAGCCCTGCTTCGTAGACAGGCGCTCTTCCGCTCGAGCTACAGACGCGGACCCGCGCGGACACGGGGTTGTTCCCTCGACGAGATTCGAACTCGCAACAACCGGCTCCTAATGCCGGCGCCTCTGCCAATTGGGCTACGAGGGAGCACGGATGGAGGGATTCGAACCCCCAACGAACAGTTTTGGAGACTGCCGCTCTTCCCGTTGAGCTACATCCGTATGGAAACAAACTGGGTAGGTACGAAAAAAGGGTCACTCCTGGCGGTAGCGCCGGAGTGACCCTCGCAGGTCTGGATGTTGCTAGACCTCAGGGGCGGCTCCGGGTACGCGCGAGGCGGGCCTGGCGGCTGGCCGATAGACCGGCGAACCCACGCCAGGCGCCATCGAGCGGCTGTTGCCGCTGTCGCATGGTCTGCCGGATCATGGTGTCGCCCTTCCGGGTTGGCCGTCATCGAAGTTGTCGGCTATGACGCTAACACCCCAAATCGGTACGTGGAAGCCATTTTCCGGCGAGCCGTCTCAGATGTCCGGTCGGGTTTGCTGGCGAGGTTTGCTGGCTGTCCCGCCTACCTGCGGCGATGTGGAATTATGGATAGCAAATATCCCGCTAGCGGACAGAAATGGACAAATCGGGCAATATGGACACCATGAGATTCCCAGCCGATCGGGCCGACATATGCATGTGACCACCTTGACCTGGGCGATCACCGTGCTGGTGATCCTCGGGCTCTTCGTCTTCGACTTCTACGCTCACGTCCGCACCCCGCACGAGCCGACCTTCCGCGAATCCGCCTTCTGGTCGTCGGTGTACATCGGAATCGCCCTGCTTTTCGGTGGCCTGGTGGCCTGGCGCTGGGGCGGCACCTACGCCGGCGAGTACTACGCGGGCTTCGTCACCGAGAAAGCGCTCTCGGTGGACAACCTGTTCATCTTCCTCATCATCATGAGCACCTTCGCGGTGCCTCGGATGTACCAGCAGAAGGTGCTGCTCATCGGCATCGTGCTGGCATTGGTCATGCGCGGCGTCTTCATCGCCGTGGGCGCGGCCGCGATCAGCGCCTGGAGCTGGGTGTTCTACCTGTTCGGCGCGTTCCTCATCTACACCGCGGTGAAACTGCTGAAGGAAAGCGGGCACGAGGAGGAGGTCGAGGAGAAACGCGACAGCCGCATCGTCGCCCTCGCCAAGAAGATCCTGCCGACCACCCAGGAGTACGACGGCGACAAGCTGGTCACTCGCATCGACGGCCACCGCGCGGTGACGCCGCTGTTCCTTGCTCTGCTGGCCATCGGTTTCGCCGACCTGCTGTTCGCGCTGGACTCGATTCCCGCGATCTACGGTCTGACCGAGCAGCCGTACCTGGTGTTCACGGCCAACGCGTTTGCCCTGATGGGCTTGCGTCAGCTGTACTTCCTCATCGGCGGACTACTGGACCGCCTGGTTTATTTGTCCTACGGTCTGGCCGCGATCCTCGCGTTCATCGGTGTGAAGCTGGTGCTGCACGCGCTGCACGAGAACACCCTGTCGTTCATCAACGGCGGCGAGCCCGTCAGCGTCCCGGAGATCACCACCCCGGTCTCGCTCAGCGTGATCATCGGCATCCTGGCCGTGGCGACCGTCGCCAGCCTGGCCAAGACGCGCGGCACGGTCAAGCAGGACTAGCAGTACACAAAACCCGCACACCTTTCGAGAGCCCGAAAGGTGTGCGGGTTTTTCGCGTCAGGCGCTGAAAGTCTCGCCGATGGTGGGCGTCCACTCGACCACGCGAATGTCCTCGACCAGGTTTTCGCGGGCGAACGGATCCTGGCCCAGCAGGTCCTTCAGCGCGGTTTCGCTCTCGGCGCGGAAGAGCAGCAGTGCGCCGGAGCCGTCACCGTAGGGTCCGCTGCTGAGCATCACGCCCGCATCGGCCTGATCCGCGAGCCAGGCCCGATGCTCCGGCCGGTACTCGTCGCGGCCGGGGACGGTGGCCTCGGAGTAGGTGTAGTGGACGGCGAAGGTCGGCACAGCGAAATCTCTTTCTCTCAAAGGGTCAGCAACATGCGAGTGTTGCCGAGCGTGTTCGGTTTGACGTAGCTGAGGTCGAGGAACTCGGCGACACCGGTGTCGTAGGACCGGCACATTTCGGCGAACACCTCGGCGGTCACCGGAGTTCCGTCGATCTCGGTGAAACCGTGCCGGGTGAAGAAATCCACCTCGAAGGTGAGGACGAACAGCCGGCGGAGTTCCAATTGCCGGGCCACCGAGATGAGCCGTTCCACGATCAGTCTCCCGACGCCGTGCCCCTTGACGTCGGGGTGCACCGCCACCGTGCGCACCTCGCCCAAATCGGCCCACAGCACATGCAGCGCGCCGCAGCCGACGACCTGGCCACCGAGGTCGGCGACCCAGAACTCCTGCACCGCTTCGTACAGCGTGACCAGGTTCTTTTCCAGCAGTATCTTGCCGGCGTACACATCGACGAGGCGCTTGATCTCGGGGACGTCGGAGGTTCGCGCGCGTCGCACCACCGGCGTGGAAGACTGCGCATCCATCGATGCGCCCGGATAGGCGTCGCTGGTCGAACCACCCTGTGGTCCCCGAGAGGTCATGGGGTGCACAGTAGTCGGATCGGTTACCGATAGGCTTAACGTGTGCCGCACATCCCCTCGCTCCGCTCGCCTCGCGCTGCCCGCGTGCGGTCGGTGGCGCTGCTCGTTGTCGAGGCGGGGGTATGAGCGTGCAGCCGGAAGAAATCGAACAGTCGTTGGCTGAGCCGGTCCGGTCGGGATTCGTGCCGGTGCACGCCGAACCGAACGTGCCGCTGATGAACATCGCGAACGTGCTGACCATGTTCCGGATCGCGATCGTCCCGGTCTTCGTGCTGGCCCTGTTCGCCGGTGACGGTCACGAGGCCGGTTGGCGGATCGTCGCGGCCGCGCTGTTCGGCATTGCCGCTATCACCGATCGTTTCGACGGGCAACTGGCACGCAAATACGGCTTGGTGACCGATTTCGGCAAGCTCGCCGACCCCATCGCGGACAAGGCGCTGATCGGCTCGGCGCTGATCGGGTTGTCCGCTCTCGGTGATCTCCCGTGGTGGATCACCCTGGTCATCTGCGGCCGGGAGATCGGCGTCACACTGCTGCGGCTCGTGGTCGTGCGGCGCGGGGTCATCCCGGCGGGCCGCGGCGGCAAGTTGAAGACGCTGGTCCAGTCCCTGGCGATCGCGGTTTTGCTGTTGCCGCTGGCGGGCGGATTCGTCACCGCCGGCATGGCTCTGATGTATCTGGCGCTCGCCCTGACGGTGCTCACCGGACTCGACTACGTGGGCCAGGCCGCCCGGCTGTGGTTCGCGGGAGCGCACGGCACCAGATGAGTTCGGATCCGCTGTCCTCCGGTGCACCGACCGCCGAGCTGGTGCGGGCGCTGGCTACCCGCGGGCAGACGGTCGCCACCGCCGAATCCCTCACCGCCGGCTTGCTTTCGGCCGCCATCGCCGGAATTCCGGGAGCGAGCGCGGTGCTGCGCGGCGGTTTCGTCGTCTACGCGACCGATCTGAAACACCGCCTTACCGGGGTGAGCGAGGACCTCCTGTCGACCGTGGGCCCGGTCGCGGCCGCCACCGCGGAGCAACTCGCGGTCGGCGCCCGAACCAGGTGCGATGCGACCTGGGGTTGTGGTCTCACCGGCGTCGCCGGACCCGATTCCCAGGACGGGCACCCGGTCGGCACGGTGTTTCTCGGGGTGTCCAGCCCCTGGCATACCGAGGTGATCCGGTTGCAACTCCCCGGCGACCGGTGGACTATCAGGATTGCCGCGACCCACATCGCGGTGCGGGAATTGCTTCGGTGTGTCCGAGCTGAGCCGGCCGGGTAACCGATGGGTTCACCACGGCGGGAACTCATCGGGCCGCGTCCGACGTTGTGCCAGAGAGAACGGGTGCGCGTCCGGCGCCGGAGTTGCCGTGCGGGTCCGTTGGAGCGTGGATCGGGCGATTGCCCGGTTCGCGCATACTGGGAGCGAAGGAGAACGTGATGACGCTGCTTCGAGAGGCGATCGGGGACAGTCTGCGGCGTGCACGCCTCGCCCAGCACCGGACCCTGCGCGAAGTGTCCACTTCAGCCCGGGTCAGCTTGGGGTATCTGTCCGAGGTCGAGCGGGGTCGTAAAGAGGCCTCCAGTGAGCTGCTCGCCGCCATCTGCGCGGCGCTGGACGTGCCGTTGTCGCGGGTGCTGTGGGATGTGAGCACGATCATGGCGGGTGCGGACGGTATCCCCGTCCCGGCCGAGACCGTGCCCGCGAACGAGGAGCGCACCGCGACGGCCGAGCCCGCCGCCGCACCGGCGGGTGACACCGCCGCCGAGCCCGCTACCGCCACCATGTCCGTGGCCGGCGCGCGTGGTTCGCGCATCGCCGAGGACACCCGGATCGTCATTCCGGCCCCCAAGTCGGACATGCTGATCCTGGTGAAGAGCAACTAACTGAGAAGTTCTGGTGGACAATGGCGCCGCGCTGGGGCCCGGCGTCCGGAACGGATAGATTTTCACTGAGACAGGTGGCTCGCTCGGGCCGGGTTCGCCCGGTCCGAGCGCCGCATGGTGGAGGATAGGCACAGACGGGTGCGTGACGGTCGCGCACCGACTACCGCGGGCAGCGGTAGGAGCACATGGAGGCGGGATCAATCGATGGCTAATCCGTTCGCAAAGGCCTGGAAATACCTGATGGCCCTCTTCGATTCGAAGATCGAGGAGCACGCGGATCCGAAGGTGCAGATCCAGCAGGCTATCGAGGAAGCCCAGCGCCAGCATCAGGCCCTCTCGCAGCAGGCCGCGTCGGTCATCGGCAACCAGCGTCAGCTGGAGATGAAGCTGAATCGGCAGCTGGATGAGGTCGAGAAGCTCAACGCCAACGCCCGGCAGGCGGTCATGCTCGCCGATCAGGCGACCAACGCGGGCGACACCGAGAAGGCGATCCAATACACCAATGCCGCCGAGGCTTTCGCTGCCCAGCTGGTGACCGCCGAGCAGTCGGTGGAAGATCTGAAGGTGCTGCACGACCAGTCGCTGCAGGCCGCCGCGCAGGCCAAGAAGGCCGTCGAGCAGAACGCGATGATGTTGCAGCAGAAGGTCGCCGAGCGCACCAAGCTGCTCAGCCAGCTCGAGCAGGCCAAGATGCAGGAGCAGGTCAGCGCCTCGCTGCAGCAGATGGATTCGACCTTGTCCGCGCCCGGCAACACTCCCAGTCTCGATGCCGTCCGCGACAAGATCGAGCGTCGCTACGCGAACGCGCTGGGTTCGGCCGAGCTCGCGCAGAACTCGGTGCAGGGCCGGATGATGGAGGTCCAGCAGGCCAGCGTCCAGATGGCGGGCCACAACAAGCTGGAGCAGATCCGTGCCTCCATGCGCGGTGAGTCGCTGACCCCCGGCGGCCAGCAGCAGGCCATCAATCCGGCGCAGCCGCAACCCGCGCAGACCGACGCGCGGTTCGAAAAGGGCCAGGCGTAGGCATCGGCCCGACGCGTTGGGGATTCTTCGATGAAGGTTGTGCCGGGGACACCATGAGCCGCAAGCAAACACACCAGCAGTCCGGTCAGCGGCTGCCCGTCGTGCCGCCGGGTTTCGGTGCGCCACCGTCGAATCTGCCCGAATCCCTGCGTGAGGCCGGTGAGACCGCGCTGACAGCGGTCCGTAAGTGGGCCGATCCCCGGGAACGGGAACTGCGCAAACGCCGTCGTGCGCGCAGAGCCAGTTTCCAGCTCGGTACGGCCTCCGGGCTGACCACCGCGGGAGCCATCGGCCTGGCGGTGCTCTCGGCGCCGGTCGGCGCCGTGGTCTTCCTGGGCGGGGTCGCGGTGGCACTGGTCACCGGCGCCGCCTACACCACCCGCCGTTACCTGCGGCTGCGCGGCGCCCCGCTGCCGCTGGCCGCCTACGTCCCCCGCAAGCAGCCGCCGCTCGGTTCGGCCGCCCGCCCGGCGATCGCGCGCCTGGTGCAGGCCGAGCGGGCGATGCACGGGCTGACGGCCGCGATCGGCCGTTCGCACCGCTTGCCGCAAGACGAATTCACCGAAATGGTCGAGACGGCCGCTTCCGGGGCCGAGGCTTTGCACGCGCTGGCCGTCGACATCGTGCAGATGGAACGCGCGCTGCTCGCCGTCGGCTCGGCGGCCGCGAATGCCCTGCGCGGCAACGTGCAGTTCGCGGTGTCGCGTCTGGAGGCCGGTGTCGCGGAGTACGAACAGGTGGTCGCGGCCGCCGGCGGCGTGCTCGCGGTGCCCGAAACCCTCGTTGTGGCACATCAATTCGACACCATCGTGGCCGATCTGCGGCATGCCGCCGACCGGCTCGACGGGTGGGCGCAGGCACTCACCGAAGTGGCCGACAAGCCGTTGAACGCCGGTATCTTCCCCGGGCAGCAGCAGTGGAACGATCCCACCGTGCGGATGGAGCGCCCACCGGGCCTGTCCTGATTGTGAATTCGCATACCCCCGCGGCGTGTCCGCTCGTCGAAGCTCCAAGGTTTCACCGAGCGGGTGGGTTCAGCCGGCCCAGGCGCATATCGTTCGGTCGTGGTTGGTTCGAATCAGCGGTGGCCGGGGCAGTTACCGGCGGAAACGCTCCCGGATCGGCGGCGCGGCACCGTGCGCGCCGGAATGATCGCGGGCTGCCTGCTGACAGTCACCTTCGGCTTGGTGGCGCTGGCTGTCGCCGTTGTCGCCGAAACCGGAGCCGCGCCGGTCGCGCTCGTTGATCAGGAGCCGCTGCCCGCGCTGGGAATTGTCGGCTACGAGGTCAGCGCTTCCACCGGCACGGCGCACAGCGTCGCCTACGTCGGCGGCGACAATCTGCTGCGCACCGAGGTTTCCACGCCGCTGCCGTGGAAGAAGCGCGTCACCAGCCCGACTCTGGCGCTGGCACTCAACGCTCAGCGCAACGGTATCGGTGACATCACCTGCCGGATCACCGTCAACGGGCGCACTGTCGCCGAACAGACCGCCACCGGGTTGTACGCGGTGGTGAACTGCACCGCCGCCGTCCCCTGATCCGCCCCTGACAGTAGGGTCGCTGGACTGGGGGAGCACCCTGAACTTTCCCCGATATCGGTGCTGACCTGGTGATTTCCCGGCCCGGAGCTGACAGAGTCGAAGGAGCGGATCGTTGGATGACGGTTCCGGAGACTTACGGAGGCAGTAATGCTGTGGAAGATCATCGGTGTGGTCGCGCTCGTCTGGATCGCGTTCATGATTGTCGGTGCGTTGCTCGAGGGTCTGTTCCCGATCCTGATGATCAGCGCCATCGTGTTCGGCCTGTACCTGCTGTACAAGGCGGTCGTCGGGTCGGACGAGAAGACCACCATCAACAAGGTCTGAACGCCGGGCCGGCGGTCTGCTTGAATGGATTCTCGTGGAGCAGATTCCCGAGGACTGGCAGCGCGGGCTCGTCATCGTCGCGCACCCCGACGACATCGAATACGGCGCCGCCGCCGCGGTAGCGCGCTGGACCGGCCAGGGCAAGGACATTCGCTACGTCCTGGTCACCAGCGGTGAGGCCGGGATGGCCGGGGTGCCGCCCGCCGAGGCGGGGCCGCTGCGGGAAGCCGAGGAGATCGCGGCGGCAAAAGCGGTCGGGGTGCATCAGGTCGAGTTCCTCGGCCACCCTGACGGCCGCATCCAGGAGAATCTGGAATTGCGCCGCGACCTCGCCGCCGCGATCCGCCGCCACCAGCCGGAAATGGTGGTGCTGTTCAACTTCGGCGATACCTGGGCGCCCGGCTACGCCAACAGCGCCGACCACCGCGCCGTCGGCCGCGCCGGTCTGGACGCCGTCTCCGACGCGGGCAACGAGTGGATCTTCCCCGAACTGGCGGACCAGCCCCCGTGGTCGGTCCGCTGGGCGGCCGTCGCTGGGCCGAAAGCCACCCATGCGGTCGATGTCAGCGCCCACCTGGACCAGGCCTTCGCCTCCCTCGTCGAGCACCGCCGTTATCTGGAGGTGCTGAGCGATGAACCGGTTGAAGACCAGGTCCGCCTCATCGTCGAGCAAGCGACGGGCCCGCTGGAAGGGTTCCCGGCCGAGCATGCGGTCGGATTCGAGTTGTACTACTTCGCGGGCTGAGCCGCGCGGCTCGCTGAGTGGCCCATCGCCGGGAACGGCGCGTGCCCACGCTGGGAACGCCGCGTGCCCCATCGCGGGGATGCCGCGTGCCCATCGCCGGGAACGGTGCGTTGTTCGCCTCGACGTACGGCGTCGTTCGCTAATTGTGCGGGTGTGGCAGGCTGAGCCCATGCGTGTAGCCGTAGTCGCCGGGCCCGATCCCGGACATGCGTTTCCGGCGTTGGCGCTGTGTGAGCGGTTCCTGGCCGCGGGTGACGAGCCGGTGCTGTTCACCGGGCCACGGTGGTTCGGGGCCGCGAAGGACGCGGGGATCCCGGTGCGCAAGCTCAAAGGGCTCGCGCCGCGCGCCGGTGAGAACGACGGTGACGCCGGGCGGCGCATTCATGAACGCGCCGCGCACATTTCGACCGAAATCATGCCCGACCTGAGTGCGATGCTGCCGGAGCTGGTGGTGTCGGATGTGCTCACCGCGGGCGGTGGCATGGCGGCGGAGCGGTTGCGTGTGCCCTGGGTGGAACTGTCCCCGCATCCGCTGTACCTGCCCTCGAAAGCGTTGCCGCCGATCGGAAGTGGGCTCGCGGTCGGCGAGGGCCTGCGCGGCAGATTACGCGACAACGTGCTGCGCGCCCTCACTTCCCGTGCCGTCTCCAAAGGCTTGCGGCAGCGCGAAAAGGCAAGGGAGAGTGTCGGTTTGCCCGCCACCGACCCCGGTCCCGCGCTGCGCCTGCTCGCCACCCTGCCCGCGCTCGAGGTGCCGCGACCGGACTGGCCGGACAACGCTCACGTCATCGGCCCGCTGCTCTGGGAACCCACCAGGGAAGTCCTGACGCCGCCGCCGGGCGACGGGCCGCTGGTGATGGTCGCGCCCTCCACCGCCCACACCGGCGTCGCGGGCATGGTCGACGTGGTGCTGGAAGCGTTGGCCGGAACCGGTGTCCGCGTAGCCATTTCGATGCTGGACGCGCCGCCCGCCGACCTCCCGTCCTGGGCCACGGCCGGCCTCGGCCGCCAAGACGAACTCCTCGGCCACGCCGCCGTCTGCATCGGCGGCGGCGGCCACGGCCTTCTCGCCAAATCCCTCCTGGCCGGTGTCCCCATCGTCACCGTCCCCGGCGGTGGCGACCAATGGGAACTCGCCAACCGCGCCGCCCGCCAAGGCAGCTCTATCCTCATCCGCCCCCTGAGCGCGGACGCGATCCGCACCGCCGTCCAATCCATGCTCGAACGTCCGCACTACACCGCCGCCGCCGAAGCCGCCTCCATGACCCTCGCCGACGTCACCGACCCCATCAAGCTGTGCCACCAGGTTCTGGACAACGCGTTGTTTAAGTAGCTCGGCGTCAGGCGGTCACACATCCGCCACGCCTCCCGCCGTGCGACAGGGTGCACCGAAGGGTGATGGCCACGACCGTGATCACGGC from Nocardia goodfellowii carries:
- a CDS encoding glycosyltransferase, translating into MRVAVVAGPDPGHAFPALALCERFLAAGDEPVLFTGPRWFGAAKDAGIPVRKLKGLAPRAGENDGDAGRRIHERAAHISTEIMPDLSAMLPELVVSDVLTAGGGMAAERLRVPWVELSPHPLYLPSKALPPIGSGLAVGEGLRGRLRDNVLRALTSRAVSKGLRQREKARESVGLPATDPGPALRLLATLPALEVPRPDWPDNAHVIGPLLWEPTREVLTPPPGDGPLVMVAPSTAHTGVAGMVDVVLEALAGTGVRVAISMLDAPPADLPSWATAGLGRQDELLGHAAVCIGGGGHGLLAKSLLAGVPIVTVPGGGDQWELANRAARQGSSILIRPLSADAIRTAVQSMLERPHYTAAAEAASMTLADVTDPIKLCHQVLDNALFK